The Labilibaculum sp. sequence GGGCCAATCAGCTCGATAAAGGAAAATACGGACTTGAAAAGGAAATGGAATTACTGGCCGCAAAGAATTATTCAATAGATGCTTTTTTTCTGATCGATTCATTAAAACAAAAACTCTTTCCCAAAGATAAAATTTCTGAAGACAGCCTTACGAATTTGGCTGGAAACCTGAAATACGCTTTTGCTCAAAATCTAAGCGAAATTGAAAGATTACAGCAATACATCAAAAGCGGTTATCAGAAAATTGGGGTTATGGAATTTAACAGGAAAGGCAAAAGTCTGTTTGCATTTGCTAGAATTGTTGATTCTTTATCTGTGGAAACAGTATTTCTGCTAGTTGATACCGAGAAGTTTATTCGGGAGAATTTGGGGCCGAAAATTCAGGGGATTGCCCAAGACAAGTTTTATATTTCGGTAATTGATAAAAATCGAAACACCGAAATTTATTCCAATGTTGTTTACGACGAGGACGAAAAGAACATTCAGCAACGAAGACAGATTTGGCTCTTCCCAGATTACGATTTGGGCATTCAGATGAAAGGAAATACCATTGAAGATTTAGTGCGGGAAAGAACAAAAACCAATATAATGATGCTGATCGTGATGGATCTGATTCTTTTGCTGGGTGCCTGGTTTGTTTATCGGAACATTCGGCAGCAAATGAAGCTAACCCAATTAAAATCAGACTTTATATCCAATGTATCGCACGAAATAAGAACGCCGTTAGCACTAATAAACATGTATTCGGAGACCTTGGAAATGGGACGCCTGCCATCTGAAGAAAAAAAGAAGGAATATTATAAGGTGATTAACACCGAGGCAAATCGTTTGTCGAACATGGTGAATAATATCCTCAATTTTAGTAAAATTGAAAGCGGTAAACGGGAATATCATTTTAAGGAAGCGGATATTAATGCCGAAATAGAAACAATTCTCGAAAATTACGGACAGCACCTTCATAAAAAAGGCTTTGAAATTAAATTTGAAGCTTTCGATGAGTTACCAAAGCTAATTATTGACAAAGAAGCCGTTTCCGAAGCAATGATCAACTTGATTGATAATGCTGTAAAATACTGTGGCGGGAGCAAGAGGATTGAGATTAAATGCCATACCGACCTGGAGTTTGCCTATATAAATGTGATCGATTTTGGAATAGGGATTTCGAAAAAAGATCAGCCCTTGATTTTCGATAAATTCTATAGAGTGAGTTCGGGTGATTTGGCCAATAAGGTAAAAGGTTCGGGAATTGGTTTGAGCATTGTAAAGCACATTATGGATGCACACAATGGACGCATCACGGTTCAGAGTTCAAAAGAGGGCGGAACTTGTTTTACGTTAAGTTTTCCTCTGAAGTAGAAAAACAAAAGAGATATAAAATTATAAAAGATGAAACCAATATTAATTGTGGAAGATGAACCCGGCATGTTGATGGGATTGAAAGATAATCTGGAGTTTGAGGGATATCAGGTTGATGTAGCCGATGATGGTGAAATTGGACTGGATAAAATCTTAGGAAATGAATATTCTCTGGTGCTTTTGGATGTAATGCTTCCGAAAATTTCGGGATTTGATATTTGTAAACAAGCCCGTAAAAAGGGAATTTCTACACCAATAATTTTGCTGACCGCGAGAGGTGAGGAAATTGATAAAGTTTTGGGCTTGGAGTTTGGCGCTGATGATTACATCACCAAGCCATTTAGTTTGCGCGAATTACTGGCCCGAATACGTGCAGTACTAAGACGCACCGAAAATAGGATAGAAAGCAAAAATGATCATTTAGTTGAAATCGGAAAATTATCAATTAATTTCTCCTCCTTCGAAGGATTTGTTGATCAGCAGGAAATGAAAATGTCGCACAAAGAAGTTGAGATATTAAACTATTTGTGGGACAATAAAAATACAATCGTAAGTCGTGATGATCTTTTAGACCATATTTGGGGAACAGAATATCAGCCAACATCCCGAACCATTGATAATTTTATTCTGAAGCTGAGACATAAGATTGAAGTGGATCCAAACCATGCAAAAATAATATTAACCGTGCACGGTGTTGGATATCGACTGGTGGTTTAGGAAAGTCGAAAGGTCGAAAAGTCAAAAAGTCTTGAAGGGTCTAATTGTTGATAGGTCAAAAGTTTTAGTAATATCCATTGCCCCGTGCTTTAGCTCGGGGGTCAAGGAAAAAGTATCAAGTATACATTGCCCCGTACTTTAGCTTGGGGTTTGTAAAAATAAAAAGCTGTAAATAAAAGTTTCCTTTAGGGGATTTAGGGGTAGTTTAATAGTTGTTAACGTTCAGAAAATTATAGTTTTTTTTTTAAACCTATCTACTTTAACCTTAAAACACAACTGATGACAATTGATGACATCTTATAACCTGGGGGTGA is a genomic window containing:
- a CDS encoding HAMP domain-containing sensor histidine kinase — encoded protein: MIKPGLKIGILLTLILVLPSLFFSAYEISNISQNEAVIDSVYSSQLESILFSVNQYSDDVISGWANQLDKGKYGLEKEMELLAAKNYSIDAFFLIDSLKQKLFPKDKISEDSLTNLAGNLKYAFAQNLSEIERLQQYIKSGYQKIGVMEFNRKGKSLFAFARIVDSLSVETVFLLVDTEKFIRENLGPKIQGIAQDKFYISVIDKNRNTEIYSNVVYDEDEKNIQQRRQIWLFPDYDLGIQMKGNTIEDLVRERTKTNIMMLIVMDLILLLGAWFVYRNIRQQMKLTQLKSDFISNVSHEIRTPLALINMYSETLEMGRLPSEEKKKEYYKVINTEANRLSNMVNNILNFSKIESGKREYHFKEADINAEIETILENYGQHLHKKGFEIKFEAFDELPKLIIDKEAVSEAMINLIDNAVKYCGGSKRIEIKCHTDLEFAYINVIDFGIGISKKDQPLIFDKFYRVSSGDLANKVKGSGIGLSIVKHIMDAHNGRITVQSSKEGGTCFTLSFPLK
- a CDS encoding response regulator transcription factor, which produces MKPILIVEDEPGMLMGLKDNLEFEGYQVDVADDGEIGLDKILGNEYSLVLLDVMLPKISGFDICKQARKKGISTPIILLTARGEEIDKVLGLEFGADDYITKPFSLRELLARIRAVLRRTENRIESKNDHLVEIGKLSINFSSFEGFVDQQEMKMSHKEVEILNYLWDNKNTIVSRDDLLDHIWGTEYQPTSRTIDNFILKLRHKIEVDPNHAKIILTVHGVGYRLVV